From Thermoleophilum album:
GCCGTCGAGCAGCGCGTCGAGGCGGCGCGCGCCTCGCTGCGTATGTGGTTCGGCATCGACACGCTCGAGTACCTGCGTCGCGGTGGTCGGATCGGGGCGGCGCGCGCATGGCTCGGGACCGCGCTGAAGCTGAAACCGATCCTGACGGTCGACGGCGAGATGGTCCCGGTCGAGCGCGTACGCACTCACCGGCGGCTTGTCGAGCGGATGGTCGAGTATGCGCGCGAGCTGGCTGATGCGGGTTGCACAGCCTGGGCAGTCCAGCACGTTGCCGATTCCGGCACCGCCGAGACGCTGGTCGAGCGCTGCCGAGCGATCTTCGGGTGCGATCCGTACTTCGTGAGCGAGATCGGTCCGGTGCTCTCAGTACACACCGGCCCGGGGTTGCTCGGCGTCGGCGGGATCGACCCGCGCCTGCTCACGTGACAGCGGCAGCGACACCTCCCGAGGAGCCCGGTGCCGAGCGCCGGGCTCAGGCGGGCAGCGAGCCGCCCAGCCGCGGCCCCGATCGCGGCGGTAGCGAGCTCCCCGCCGGCGATGATCGCGGCGGCAGCGAGCCGCCGCGCACCGTGACGATCGAGGTGCCGGTCGCGACCGCTGTGCGCACGGTGCTTGTGGCGGCGCTCGTGGTCGCCGGGCTTTACCTGCTCTGGCTTGTGCGCCAGCCACTGACCTGGGTCGTCGCCGCTGCCTTCTTGGCGATGGTGCTCGGGGGCCCGGTCCGGCGCCTGGAAGCGATCGTACGTCGCCGCTGGCTTGCGATCGTCTGCGTGTACTTGCTGGTTCTCGCGACTCCCGTCGCGCTCGCTGCGGTCGTCGTACCGCCCCTCGTTCGCGAGGGACAGGAGCTCGCCGCCAACGCGCCGCGCTACGCGCGCGACTTCCAGCGCTTCGTCGAGCGCAACCGGACGCTCGCTCGTCTCGACCGCGACTACCGCGTGACCGAGCGGGTCCGTGCGGAGGCACAGCGCTTGCCGGAGCGCGTGCCGGACGCGGCGCGGGCGCTGCGCGACGTCGGCTTCACGGTCGTGAACTCGCTGTTCGCGATCGTCACTGTGCTCGTGCTGAGCGTCTTCCTAGTGGCCAACGGGCGTCGCTGGGTCGATCTCGCGATCGCGACGCGACCACCGGATCAGCGCGCGATCCTCGCTCGCTGGGTCGACGGTACTGCGCGCGCCGTGGGCGGCTACGCGGCCGGCGCGCTCGTGATCGCAGCGCTGTCGGGAACGCTCGCGTACATCGTCTT
This genomic window contains:
- a CDS encoding AI-2E family transporter; its protein translation is MTAAATPPEEPGAERRAQAGSEPPSRGPDRGGSELPAGDDRGGSEPPRTVTIEVPVATAVRTVLVAALVVAGLYLLWLVRQPLTWVVAAAFLAMVLGGPVRRLEAIVRRRWLAIVCVYLLVLATPVALAAVVVPPLVREGQELAANAPRYARDFQRFVERNRTLARLDRDYRVTERVRAEAQRLPERVPDAARALRDVGFTVVNSLFAIVTVLVLSVFLVANGRRWVDLAIATRPPDQRAILARWVDGTARAVGGYAAGALVIAALSGTLAYIVLTILGVPFAAPLGLIQGLFSLIPLVGATLAAVLIGLVTVFVDFPTTTIVWAIWAVIYQQLENHLVQPLVQRRTVQVHPFVIIVAVLFGAQLLGVFGALIAIPVAASVELALREWFAWRATHPRPVAHGS